Part of the Pseudomonas lijiangensis genome is shown below.
GCAATATCCCTGGCATCAACAGGGTTGAAGGCGAATTTGACGGTTTTGAAGTGGTAGGAGCGCGAGATGACTACCGCTTGAATTCTGCGCCTGCTCTCTGGAGAACCCGCAAGCTTGTCGAGTTTACCGGTGAGGTTGACTCGCCTTGGGCGTGGGAGTTTTTCGGTAGTGCCCGGACTTACGGTGGCGGCGACACCTTTTACTGCGCCCAGATCGGCAAGGAAGATACGTTTGTCTATAACTACACGCTTGGCGGTGCGATCCGTCGAGGGAAGTGGGTGCCTAGCGTTATTACACCTGTACTGAAAAAGTACGACTTGCCAATAGACATCAATAAAAGGGGTGTGGCAAGTGAGTCTTTGTCTGATGGAAAGTACAGTCTGAAATGGAAAGTCGATTTTTTTGTACTCGGCTTCAAGATGGTTGGTTTCAAGGCTTTCATCTTCTTGTACAGAGTGTTGGCAAAAAAATTGAGTGAAGGTGTTTCTCGTGGTTAAGAAGAAGTTTACGTTTGGTGTTTTGACCTATAATCACGAGCTTTATATTGTCGAGCACCTCGAAAGCATAAGATTTCAGATAGAAAGCTTCGGTGCCGACTACGATTTTTGTCTGGTTATCGCGGATGACTGTTCCCGGGACAAGACCATTGAGCTGGTCAATCGCTGGCTGTCTGTTCATGGTCATCTGTTTCATGATGTTAAAGTTCTGGATCATTCAAAAAACAATGGTACCTGCTTTAACTACACTCGCATCTGGCCCCATGTTGAAGGTGAGCTGTTCAAGATCACCGCCGGCGATGACGTTTACTCGTGTGTGAATCTTTTCGAAGAGGCCGAGCAGTTAAGCACCCATGACTATTATTCAGGTCTGCCGCTGCTGTTGATCGATGGTGAGATTATCAATTCACCTTCGACCCTGTTCCATATTCTGGCTTCTGATACGATCTATAAAGACAAACCGTTCATGGCGCGTCTGAAAAACATCAGCAGCATCAATACGCCCAATCTCTTCTGCAATAAAAAACTTCTGCTGAATGATGAGCTTTGCCAGTTCATCAACAGCTACAGTGTTACCGAAGACTTCCCCATGTTGGTAAAGACTGCCGAGCTTTATGGGAATGTCAGTTTTCACCAATCCAGTAAAGTGTATGTGTACTACCGTCGCACATCAGGATCGACGTATCTTGTCAGGGGTTCAGACTTTGACAAGGACAAGCTGAATATTTTCAATCACATGCTTTCTCTGGAGAAAGGCTGGCTCGGACGTATTCTCTTGAAGAATCGCCTGTATTGCTACAACCTCGATAATGGGCTTTTGAAAAAGCTGCTCAATCTGAACTACTATGTTTATCTGCTTCGATTGGTTACACGACTTGTGCCAACCATAAAGCGTTATTCCGAGTCGACCCCCGATGTGGCACGCCACAAGTCCCATTATGAGCTGGTCAGTAAAAGAGCGGCTGATTTTCATGCAGGGCACAGCCAGGTATGAGTAAGCAGCGGGTGAGCTTGACGTTTCTGGATATTGGAAAAGGTTTAATCTTCTTCGGTGGGCTGGATGAAAACTGCTAAATTCTACATACCGCTTTTACTTGTTGAAAGCTACCTGCTCTTCACGCTGTGGCTGTTCTTTTTCGGCCCGGTAATCTGGCCCGTCGAAAATAAAAAAGAGTTCCTCTTTGTCGTATCTCTGTATCACGCGTTCTTTATCGCCGGGTATCTTCTGTCCTGCCGTTTCTCGCTGAAACAGCCGTCCAGGGCTGTTGAACCGAACGGTGATAATCTGTTCTTGAGATATTACTGGATTATTATCGTCTTCGCTTTCATTGCGATGGTCATCCTTCATCGCAATACGACGCTGTCCAGATCATATTTCCCCACCGGTTTTTTCTCGGAGTTACTGAAGGGGTTATTGGCACCTGCTGAGGTGAGGAGTTTTTATGCTTCGGCTGCCTCAAGAGAAGGGTTTTCCGGGAATGCCTATGTAACAGGGATGCTCCTGTTTTTCGGAGTGTTCAAGTACGTCCTGTTACCGGGCCTGGTGTTCTTCTGGGACCGGCTGAGTACCACGCGCAAACTTGTGGGTTTTCTGGTGGTCATGCTTCCGTTGTGTACAGGCATTATCTCCAGTCTGAGCGCAATCAATTTCTATTACCTTTTCGTGGTGTCGGTTTGCCTGTTTGGTGTTGTGATTTCGAACAAGTCTGCCGGATTTTTTGTCGAGCTCGGACGGCGCAAGACCTTTCTGTTCTTTCTGGTCTTTATATTCCTGTTCTCGTTCTGGCAGTTTTATAGTGTCAAATCCGGAGTATCGCCTTACAAGGTTTTCTTTGAAGACGAAAAGCCAATTTCGTTCAGCTACTTGAATGAAACAGGAAGTGTGTTCAAAAGCGATCTTGCTCCGGCTGAGAAAGCCAAGGATGCAGATTCGTCTGTGAAGGACCCGGCTCCAGCCGTACCGGAAAGCGTCGATATTACTGTGCGGCCTGCCAAGACCAATGTTGTGGCCTTGCCTGCGACGGTTGATAACAAGGTTGCTGCTGCGAAGAGCAATACAGCACCTTCGCCTGCAAAGACGGTGACTCCGGAGTTGCCTGCGAAGATCGAAACTGCAGCCTTGCCAGAGATTGCCAAAGTGGCAGATGTGCCTGCCCAGGTTGCAGTCGCAGTCGTACCTGAGAAGTCCAACCTTACCGACTTTTATGAGAAGCTGACCGTCTATCTGGTTCAGGGCTACCAGGGCGTATCCATTGCGCTTGGAGAGAAATTCGATAGCTCATATGGCATCGGGCATTCGGTATTCCTGCAGCGGGTTTTTGCCGAGCACCTTGGCATTGATGTAAGAGACAGAACGTTCCAGCGCAAAATTACCGCACGGTGGGACGAGAATGTTTACTGGCATTCGTTCTACAGCTACATGGCAAATGATGTCGGCTTCTTTGGTGTGTCGATTGTCATGTTGATCCTGGGCTGGTATTTCGCAAACGTTTACCTTGCCGTGGTCAATGATGATGACTTCTTTGCGAAGATGCTGCTGCCGTTATTTGCCATCATGTTCCTGTATATCCCGGCGAATAATCAGATTTTCAGCTTTCTGGAAACCATGATTTCGTTCTGGATACTCACGGCGCTCTATATTTTTCACAGGCGCCGTACCGCTGTCCGGCATGCTCAAGGCTTCACTGAAGTGAGCGCGGCCCAGCAAGTCTAGAGTTCACATCAAGTGACTTCATACCCCACCGGTTTCAAGGTGGGGTATGCGCTTGCAAATCACGAGCAGGAAAACAGTCCGTCAGCCTGGGCGGTGATTGAGGTGCAAGAGAGTTTTCGGCTGAAGCGACAACCCTTGGGACCAAGGGAAAGGAAGATGGCGCACTCGGCGGGATTCGAACCCACGACCCCTGCCTTCGGAGGGCAGTACTCTATCCAGCTGAGCTACGAGTGCAACGCGGGCGCCATGATACTCATCTGACGGGCGGGCGTCCATGCTGGCTTTAGCTTCTGGCGGGAAATCGCGACTTTTGCTTCTGTGGTTTCACATCTATGCTCTTTTGGCGACCCGGGGTGTAATGCGCCACGTGGTGAAGGCCCTGATGTGGCAGCGGTTTCCCAGGAGATGTCCATGCCCGACTCAATCGTCAATTCGCAGATTACCGATGCTGTCACCCAAGCCAACGTCAAGGTGCTGGGCGAGTCTCCGCCCATGGCCATGAGCACTCTGTATCAATCCATGTCCCAGGCAACGGCGATTCTGTTTCAGAACGCCGTGTCCGCGCAGCAGCAACAGAACACCCTGTCTCAGGCTGCTGCCAATCAGGGGATCATGCAGATCTATAACGTCGACACCACTGGCGCTGCCAAGGCGACCGAGGCTGTTGGCCAGTCCGGGGCGCCTGACAACCTTGCAAGCCTGCTGACGGTGCTCAAGAGCTTCCAATAGCCAGGGACGTTCCTCTTTCCGTTGTCAGCCTGTTCTTTTTTTTGAACAGGCTATTGTCCTTTATCCCGGCAGTCCCTAGGATTCGTTTGAGATTTCAAACGCTCTTGTTCGGTCTTCCCGTTTTTTCGCGATGTGCGTCGCTGGGACCGATGGAATGTTTTCCTGGCGATGGCTTCCAAATGAGGCACATCGATATTCATTTGTTCGCTCCGCCCTTGTGCGGTGCTGTTTAGGAGGCCGACATGCAGCTCAAAGATTCCAAACTGTTCCGCCAGCAAGCCTATATCAACGGCCAGTGGCTGGATGCGGACGGTGGTCAGACGATCAAGGTCAACAACCCTGCAACCAATGAGATCCTCGGTACAGTGCCAAAGATGGGTGCTGCTGAAACCCGTCGTGCTATCGAAGCTGCCGACAAGGCGCTGCCGGCCTGGCGTGCTCTGACCGCCAAGGAGCGTGGCAACAAGCTGCGCCGCTGGTTCGAGCTGATGATCGAGAACCAGGATGACCTGGGCCGTCTGATGACGCTGGAGCAAGGTAAGCCACTGGCCGAGGCCAAGGGCGAGATTGCTTATGCAGCTTCCTTTATCGAGTGGTTTGCCGAAGAAGCCAAGCGTGTCTATGGCGACGTGATTCCGGGCCATCAGCCGGACAAGCGCCTGATCGTGCTCAAGCAGCCGATTGGCGTAACTGCGGCCATCACTCCGTGGAACTTCCCGGCAGCGATGATCACCCGCAAGGCCGGTCCTGCACTGGCTGCCGGTTGCACCATGGTGCTCAAGCCCGCTTCGCAAACCCCTTATTCTGCTTTGGCCCTTGCTGAGCTGGCCGAACGTGCTGGCATCCCGGCTGGCGTGTTCAGCGTGGTGACGGGCAGCGCTGGCGACATCGGCAGCGAACTGACCGGCAACCCGATCGTGCGCAAGCTGTCCTTTACCGGCTCGACCGAAATCGGTCGCCAGTTGATGGCTGAATGCGCGCAGGACATCAAGAAGGTGTCGCTGGAGCTGGGCGGTAACGCGCCTTTCATCGTGTTCGACGATGCCGACCTGGACAAGGCAGTCGATGGCGCGATCATCTCCAAGTACCGCAACAACGGCCAGACCTGCGTCTGCGCCAACCGTATCTATGTGCAGGACGCCGTTTACGATGCGTTCGCCGAGAAACTTCAGGCTGCGGTTGCCAAGCTCAAGATCGGTAATGGTCTGGAAGAGGGCATTACCACCGGCCCGCTGATCGACGAGAAGGCCGTTGCCAAGGTTAAAGAACATATTGCCGATGCTGTCGGCAAAGGCGCGAAAGTTCTGTTCGGCGGCAATAGCCTGGAAGGGACCTTCTTTGAGCCGACCATTCTGGTCAATGTGCCCAAGGATGCCGCGGTGGCGAAGGAAGAAACCTTCGGTCCTCTGGCGCCGCTGTTCCGCTTCAAGGACGAGGCCGAAGTGATTGCAATGGCCAACGATACCGAGTTCGGCCTGGCTTCTTACTTCTATGCCCAGAACATGAGCCGCGTGTTCCGTGTAGCCGAAGCGCTGGAGTACGGCATGGTGGGTATCAACACCGGCCTGATCTCCAACGAGCTGGCTCCGTTCGGTGGCATCAAGTCTTCGGGCCTGGGCCGCGAAGGCTCCAAGTACGGCATCGAAGACTACCTGGAAATCAAATACCTGTGCCTGAGCGTTTGACGCAGCGGGCTTGACCGGTAGCCGGGCGTTGCAGCAGTCGATCATCGTATGCTGCTGCAACCCACCCCGGCTGCTTAATCCTTGAACTACGCCGACCGATGAGCGGCGAATGAGGAATACATGAGCAATACAAACGAATCCTTGATGCAACGCCGCCAGAACGCTGTCCCACGTGGCGTTGGTCAGATCCACCCGATCTTTGCCGCCTCGGCAAAGAACGCCACCGTTACCGACGTCGAAGGTCGTGAGTTCATCGACTTCGCGGGCGGTATCGCGGTACTGAACACCGGTCACCTGCACCCGAAAATCATCGCCGCCGTGCAAGAGCAGTTGACCAAGCTGTCTCACACCTGCTTCCAGGTACTGGCTTACGAGCCGTATGTAGAACTGTGCGAAAAAATCAACGCACGGGTTCCTGGTGATTTCGCCAAGAAAACCCTGCTGGTGACCACAGGCTCCGAAGCCGTGGAAAACGCCGTCAAGATCGCTCGTGCAGCGACTGGCCGGGCAGGCGTGATTGCCTTCACCGGTGCCTATCACGGCCGTACCATGATGACCCTGGGTCTGACCGGTAAAGTCGTGCCTTACTCGGCCGGCATGGGCCTGATGCCGGGCGGTGTGTTCCGCGCCCTTTACCCGTGCGAGCTGCATGGCGTGAGCGTTGATGACTCCATTGCCAGCATCGAGCGCATTTTCAAGAACGATGCAGAGCCCAAGGATATTGCCGCCATCATCATCGAGCCTGTGCAGGGCGAAGGTGGTTTCTATGTGGCGCCAAAGGCGTTCATGCTGCGTCTGCGTGAGCTGTGTGACAAGCACGGCATTCTGCTGATCGCTGACGAAGTGCAGACCGGCGCTGGCCGTACCGGCACCTTCTTCGCCATGGAGCAGATGGGCGTTGCTGCCGATCTGACCACCTTTGCCAAGTCCATCGCAGGCGGTTTCCCGCTGGCGGGCGTCTGCGGCAAGGCCGAGTACATGGATGCCATCGCTCCAGGCGGTCTGGGCGGTACTTATGCCGGCAGCCCGGTTGCCTGTGCCGCGGCCCTGGCTGTTCTGGAAGTGTTTGAAGAAGAAAACCTGCTGGCGCGCTGCAACACCGTGGGCGAGCACCTGGTTTCCGGCCTGAAAGCCATCCAGGCGAAATACCCGGTCATCGGCGAAGTTCGTGCCCTGGGCGCAATGATCGCTGTCGAGCTTTTTGAAGACGGTGACAGCCACAAGCCAAACGCTGCCGCTGTCGCTCAGGTTGTGGCCAAGGCACGTGACAAGGGGCTGATCCTGTTGTCGTGCGGTACTTATGGCAACGTCCTGCGCGTCCTGGTGCCTCTGACGGCCGAGGATGAGCTGCTGAACAAAGGTCTGGCTATTCTGGAAGAGTGCTTCGCAGAGCTGGCCTGAAAAAGTGCGGTTACAGATTGAGTGATTTGTGACCAGACAGACAGAAAAAACCCTGCCTCGGCAGGGTTTTTTCGTCTTGAGAACAGGATTTATCGCTTACAGCTATATATCCGGACGAAGGCTTTGGCTAAGGTGGGCGAATCGATGTCGGAGAGTTCTGATGACTGCTGTAGATTTGACTGCGATGCCTCGCGTATTGATTGCTGAATCGGATCCGTGGGTTCGTGAAACCCTCAGCGATCTGGTGTTGAGCGTGCGGGCTGACGTCGAATTGGAGATGTGCAGCGACGGCAAGCAGGCCGTCGAATGGATCAAGAAACATTTGCCGGACCTGGTGGTAGCGGCCAGAGAGTTGCCGGTTATTGATGGTTTGAGTCTGCTGCGTGGCATCCGCGCCTTGCGTCGCCAGCCTCCCATTCCCTTTATTCTGCTCAGCAACCGTAGCGACAGCGCCAGCGTGCGCGAAGTCCTGCCGCTTGCGCCTACGGCTTATCTGACCAAACCCCTGAATACCGAAGGGCTGCGTCAGCGCCTTGAAGGTCTGTTGCTGGAACGCCGTGCGCCAGTACCGGGTGAAATGCCTGCACT
Proteins encoded:
- a CDS encoding RebB family R body protein — its product is MSMPDSIVNSQITDAVTQANVKVLGESPPMAMSTLYQSMSQATAILFQNAVSAQQQQNTLSQAAANQGIMQIYNVDTTGAAKATEAVGQSGAPDNLASLLTVLKSFQ
- a CDS encoding glycosyltransferase family A protein, whose translation is MVKKKFTFGVLTYNHELYIVEHLESIRFQIESFGADYDFCLVIADDCSRDKTIELVNRWLSVHGHLFHDVKVLDHSKNNGTCFNYTRIWPHVEGELFKITAGDDVYSCVNLFEEAEQLSTHDYYSGLPLLLIDGEIINSPSTLFHILASDTIYKDKPFMARLKNISSINTPNLFCNKKLLLNDELCQFINSYSVTEDFPMLVKTAELYGNVSFHQSSKVYVYYRRTSGSTYLVRGSDFDKDKLNIFNHMLSLEKGWLGRILLKNRLYCYNLDNGLLKKLLNLNYYVYLLRLVTRLVPTIKRYSESTPDVARHKSHYELVSKRAADFHAGHSQV
- the gabD gene encoding NADP-dependent succinate-semialdehyde dehydrogenase; the encoded protein is MQLKDSKLFRQQAYINGQWLDADGGQTIKVNNPATNEILGTVPKMGAAETRRAIEAADKALPAWRALTAKERGNKLRRWFELMIENQDDLGRLMTLEQGKPLAEAKGEIAYAASFIEWFAEEAKRVYGDVIPGHQPDKRLIVLKQPIGVTAAITPWNFPAAMITRKAGPALAAGCTMVLKPASQTPYSALALAELAERAGIPAGVFSVVTGSAGDIGSELTGNPIVRKLSFTGSTEIGRQLMAECAQDIKKVSLELGGNAPFIVFDDADLDKAVDGAIISKYRNNGQTCVCANRIYVQDAVYDAFAEKLQAAVAKLKIGNGLEEGITTGPLIDEKAVAKVKEHIADAVGKGAKVLFGGNSLEGTFFEPTILVNVPKDAAVAKEETFGPLAPLFRFKDEAEVIAMANDTEFGLASYFYAQNMSRVFRVAEALEYGMVGINTGLISNELAPFGGIKSSGLGREGSKYGIEDYLEIKYLCLSV
- the gabT gene encoding 4-aminobutyrate--2-oxoglutarate transaminase, with amino-acid sequence MSNTNESLMQRRQNAVPRGVGQIHPIFAASAKNATVTDVEGREFIDFAGGIAVLNTGHLHPKIIAAVQEQLTKLSHTCFQVLAYEPYVELCEKINARVPGDFAKKTLLVTTGSEAVENAVKIARAATGRAGVIAFTGAYHGRTMMTLGLTGKVVPYSAGMGLMPGGVFRALYPCELHGVSVDDSIASIERIFKNDAEPKDIAAIIIEPVQGEGGFYVAPKAFMLRLRELCDKHGILLIADEVQTGAGRTGTFFAMEQMGVAADLTTFAKSIAGGFPLAGVCGKAEYMDAIAPGGLGGTYAGSPVACAAALAVLEVFEEENLLARCNTVGEHLVSGLKAIQAKYPVIGEVRALGAMIAVELFEDGDSHKPNAAAVAQVVAKARDKGLILLSCGTYGNVLRVLVPLTAEDELLNKGLAILEECFAELA
- a CDS encoding ribosomal eL19 family protein, encoding MKTAKFYIPLLLVESYLLFTLWLFFFGPVIWPVENKKEFLFVVSLYHAFFIAGYLLSCRFSLKQPSRAVEPNGDNLFLRYYWIIIVFAFIAMVILHRNTTLSRSYFPTGFFSELLKGLLAPAEVRSFYASAASREGFSGNAYVTGMLLFFGVFKYVLLPGLVFFWDRLSTTRKLVGFLVVMLPLCTGIISSLSAINFYYLFVVSVCLFGVVISNKSAGFFVELGRRKTFLFFLVFIFLFSFWQFYSVKSGVSPYKVFFEDEKPISFSYLNETGSVFKSDLAPAEKAKDADSSVKDPAPAVPESVDITVRPAKTNVVALPATVDNKVAAAKSNTAPSPAKTVTPELPAKIETAALPEIAKVADVPAQVAVAVVPEKSNLTDFYEKLTVYLVQGYQGVSIALGEKFDSSYGIGHSVFLQRVFAEHLGIDVRDRTFQRKITARWDENVYWHSFYSYMANDVGFFGVSIVMLILGWYFANVYLAVVNDDDFFAKMLLPLFAIMFLYIPANNQIFSFLETMISFWILTALYIFHRRRTAVRHAQGFTEVSAAQQV